One Methanobacterium sp. DNA window includes the following coding sequences:
- the aroA gene encoding 3-phosphoshikimate 1-carboxyvinyltransferase yields the protein MELEIQKTESIEGVIKAPPSKSYTHRAIIISSLADGKSVLKDPLLSEDTLASLKACNSFGCDIKEKENDCIVNGTNGILETPEDVLDLKNSGTTLRIMTTVSSLAPNYAVLTGDSSLRTRPMQDLLDALENLGVRAFSLRGNGKPPICIKGGFKGGKTDIKGNVSSQFISSLLIAAPYAENPVDIHVKGDFISKPYVDMTTDVMEKFGVNLDYDKKNNSFHVEPQAYKGRNYTIEGDYSSASYIIGAAAALESNVRIKNLFKDSKQGDKQILDIVKDMGAEVNFKKDEVVIRGHGKLNGVEVNLDNAPDLLPTVAALGAIAEGITIIKNVEHARFKETDRIHTCALELSKLGVNVKENEDGLVIKGGATGGTVKSHGDHRLVMALSLVGLKVGNVRIENASVYDVSFPKFPEGMKELGCKINQI from the coding sequence ATGGAGCTTGAAATTCAAAAAACAGAATCAATTGAAGGAGTGATTAAAGCACCTCCTTCAAAAAGTTATACTCACAGAGCAATTATAATCTCATCTCTTGCAGATGGAAAATCCGTATTAAAAGATCCTCTCCTTTCAGAAGACACTCTTGCATCCCTAAAAGCCTGCAATTCATTTGGATGTGATATTAAAGAAAAAGAAAATGATTGTATTGTAAATGGGACAAATGGAATCTTAGAAACACCAGAAGATGTGCTTGATCTTAAAAATTCAGGTACAACACTTAGAATAATGACTACTGTGTCTTCTCTTGCTCCCAATTATGCTGTTTTAACTGGTGACAGTTCTCTTAGAACAAGACCAATGCAGGATTTGCTTGATGCGCTTGAAAATCTGGGAGTTAGAGCATTTTCTCTTAGAGGAAATGGAAAACCTCCGATTTGCATTAAAGGTGGTTTTAAAGGAGGTAAAACTGACATAAAAGGTAATGTTAGTTCTCAGTTTATTTCTTCACTACTTATAGCTGCCCCTTATGCTGAAAATCCTGTGGATATACACGTAAAAGGAGATTTTATTTCCAAACCATATGTTGATATGACCACAGATGTTATGGAAAAGTTTGGAGTTAATCTGGATTATGATAAAAAAAATAATTCATTCCATGTAGAACCTCAAGCCTACAAAGGCAGAAATTATACAATTGAGGGAGATTATTCTTCAGCATCGTACATTATTGGGGCTGCAGCAGCACTTGAATCTAATGTAAGAATTAAAAATCTTTTTAAAGATTCAAAGCAAGGCGATAAACAGATATTAGATATTGTTAAAGATATGGGTGCTGAGGTTAACTTTAAAAAAGATGAAGTAGTAATACGTGGACATGGGAAACTTAATGGTGTTGAAGTGAATCTAGATAATGCACCAGATTTACTACCAACAGTTGCAGCACTTGGAGCAATAGCTGAAGGCATTACCATTATTAAAAACGTGGAACATGCTCGATTTAAAGAAACTGACAGGATTCATACCTGTGCTCTTGAACTTTCAAAGCTTGGAGTCAATGTTAAAGAAAATGAAGACGGGCTTGTTATTAAAGGCGGAGCTACAGGAGGGACTGTTAAATCTCATGGAGATCACAGGTTAGTAATGGCTCTTTCACTTGTTGGACTTAAAGTCGGCAACGTAAGAATAGAAAATGCTTCAGTTTACGATGTATCTTTCCCAAAATTCCCAGAAGGCATGAAGGAACTTGGATGTAAAATTAATCAGATATAA
- a CDS encoding GTP-binding protein, whose product MQKKKGTKIVILGSADSGKTTTIETLLNRKNEKITKIECKGTTVALDYGNTIINNQRFHIFATPGQERFQFMREILSNGLDGAIVVIDNSKGVTNTDIKILENLNSSNVPYVVFSNKQDIVPGNIESEHINQDIPVVPTTATTGEGIHEGLEVLLDLMEN is encoded by the coding sequence ATGCAAAAGAAAAAGGGAACAAAAATTGTCATTCTTGGATCCGCAGATTCCGGGAAAACAACCACAATAGAAACTCTCTTAAACCGTAAAAATGAAAAAATAACCAAAATTGAGTGTAAAGGAACAACAGTAGCACTTGATTATGGAAATACAATAATTAACAACCAAAGATTCCATATATTTGCCACTCCTGGTCAAGAAAGATTCCAATTCATGCGTGAAATTCTTTCAAATGGATTAGATGGTGCGATTGTAGTTATAGATAACTCTAAAGGTGTTACAAATACAGATATAAAAATATTAGAAAATTTAAACTCGAGTAACGTTCCTTACGTAGTATTCAGCAACAAACAGGACATAGTACCTGGAAATATTGAATCAGAACATATAAATCAGGATATTCCTGTTGTTCCAACCACTGCAACAACTGGAGAAGGAATTCATGAAGGTTTAGAAGTTCTTTTAGAC